A window of Odocoileus virginianus isolate 20LAN1187 ecotype Illinois unplaced genomic scaffold, Ovbor_1.2 Unplaced_Scaffold_22, whole genome shotgun sequence genomic DNA:
aaatcaaatgattttttttcttcaggataTGCCACATTTATATCAAATCTTAAAAGAGGGTAGCATTAAGTAGGCAAGGAAATTCTTGGATAACCCTGAGTGCATTTAGTAGGaaagtcaaatcccttatacaTCCCTTAAGTGTCCCTTATTAGTTTAGGATTTGGACTAAAATGTTTATTCTAATTTTGGCCCTATTCAGAGAAAGATCTGCCTTTAAATGACTCAGACATCCCAGAGATACCATTCCCCTTTCCTACTTCACTCCCCAAAACAGATTAACAAATATTTCTAAGGATagtttattcactttttttcaccCCAAATAGGGTCTCGGTCTTGGACAGTAAGGTGAATTAGGAATTGACATAAGTGATACTCCCTAGCTTTCTTTGTTCTCCCACACTTTTGTTACCTTCTGAACCTGTTGTACCTGCACCCACATAGGCTTACTAAAATTATTGTATTTAGTTGAGGATGCTtgggggtggagatggaggtgcATGAGGAGGCAGTACAATGGTAAGAAAGAGGTTGAACCTTTGAAAATAGTACATTTCAGTGTGATGatggagagaaaaacagaaaagtaaattgGAAACATCAGTTCGGCTGCCATGAGTAGGAAGATGCTCAGATCCATAATGCAGATTGTTTGGGAGCAAGTTTTGAGAGAGATGTGTACAGCAGGGCTGAGGGTAGCGGGAAGAGAAGCCGAGGAGGGCTAGGCAGTGGGTGAGAGTGGCTCTGGTATCAATCTGCACCAGGGGGAGGAGCCATAGTTAGAGCTGCGGGGAATGCCCACCTTATGGTGACACATCGGTTGAGACTATTCAACTCACTGTGGATTCCTGGCACAATATTTGGAAATACTACACTGGCGAATTGAGTGGGGCTTTCCTTAATCTACATAAAAATCAATGCAAATAGGAACTGACTGGATCTTTGAGACCCTCTACTTGAAATGGTGTAGACTGTTTCCAATACAACCTGATGCTTGGGGTTGGGAATGGGGGATGGTTCCgaagcagggaagccctctgactCACTGGATTCATTTTGCAGAGCTAAACAAGTTATCACCTACATCCATACTCTGAGTCCAAATGCTACAGCTGTCATTGCCACTGAAATGCTATTTTTATACTTATGCCCATATTTATATCTTACATGCAACTAGAAGGGTCCAAGGTGGAATCTCACCTCTAACCTCTCCTCACAACGACGGCTCTGGGGCTATGAGCCTGAAGGCAAACTAGAAAGCAATTTGGCACTGTCCCCAGGCCACTTCTTCCTGAGTAGACAGCCTGGAGAAGAATAGGCAAGGTTTGGGTGACATTAAGTGAGCAGGATACAGGGAAAAGAAGCTTCCTTAGGAGGCTGGGAATGCTGGCATCTCCGTGATAGGAGTCTTGTTAGCATCGGAGACCCAGAAAGTGAAGATATCATGCATAGTTCCATCTACCTCGGACCCAGGTCATCTCACTTTACCCCTAGCTCTGAGAACCCACGGCTGTGGCGCATGCGCACTGAGCCACACCCGCTCCCCACGGAGCCCTGCGCCTCTGCCTGGCTTTGGCAGCTGCTCTGGATTACTCAGCAACGCCCCCCTCCACCATCACCTACCCCCGCCCCTGCAACTCCGACGCACGCGGTGCCCAGGCCCCTTTCACAAGATGCAAGTGCCCCCGGGTATCACCCaaacctccctcctccctctgcccctggggGCCCCATCTCCCCGCCTCCCGGGTCCTCCAGCCGCTCAACCCCTCTCGCTGGCCCCTCGCCGGCATCTTACCCAACACAATGGGAGCGAGGCGGGAGAGGGCCGTGGGGGCCAGGCCGGTGAGCCCTCCGTGCCGGCAATCCGGTTCCGCGGCGACACCGTCACCGCTCCTGCCGCCTCCTCGTCCTCAACGGGGTGGCAAGTGCAGCTTGGACCTCGGTAGCCTGACAGCTGCCGCTCGcgcccgccgctgccgccgcgcAGCGTCTCGCGCTCGCGCCCGccagaggagggggcggggcccgcGCCGCCTCCCATCGCCCTTTTCCCGACGCGGAGGACCCGGGGTAGCCGCCTCCCGCCCTCGCGGGTAGGCAGCACTCTCTGGCTCGCTCACACTTCTTTCAGGCTCAGTGGCCAACCCTGGTTTCCTttgtcctcctcccctcccctcgcaGATCAGTAGGCACAGGTACAATGGATCCACAAACATTGCTCTCCCAATTAGCTCCTCCGTAGCCGCAGTCCCATTTCTGGCAATTACCTTCGACCTActgcacaacttagcgactaaaccatcacctaCCTCATTTACCCTACCTTCAAACCCGCTGCTTTTCTCAAGATGATAGCACATACACTTAATTATTcttgtttaaaataattcaggGAAATACATGATCACGACACATTACTAGGCCCTGTAGCTGGCTAATTCTCATGAAATTCTCAAGGCAATCCGAGAGGAAAGGTTCTCATCTGTAGCTCAGGCATAGAAAGCACACTGCCCTTTACCTTTACAGGTTACCATTCTGGAGGGCCACCCTGAGAGCATTACCTGAGGTTCCCAGAAACGTTACTGGGGTAGAATGAAATGTTCCAGTTGGGCCTATACACCCACCCAACCACTTCTTTTTGTCTCCTGTGCCCCTCTGGTGTTGTGATGTACTGTGCTTTgtcccttagtcgtgtccgactccttgcgactccatggactatagcccgccaggctcttctgtccatgaggattcttcaggcaggaatactggagtgagttgccatgccctcctccaggggatcttcctgactcagggatccaacccaggtctcctgcattgcaggcggattctttattgactgagccaccagggatgcccgtGCCCCTCTGGTACCTCCAActaatctgtgatttttttttcacctgaaaTCAAAGGAAGATGGAGCTTCTGGGGTCATTTAGCCTGCATTCCATCTTTGTCAAGCAGATTCATCTCTGAAGCTTCCCCGTTGCCTGATAATCTGTCCCTAATGTGGCACTACGCCTCATGCTCCATGTGCTCCCTCAGGGCCTTCAGGCATCCTCCCTCTAAGAAGGCCACACTCTCTCTACCTCTTCCCAAGTTAACCACTCAATCAAGCCCATAGGTCCCAGCTTAAATATAACTTCCTCAGGGTAGCCTTTCTCAATCCCAGAGTAGGGAAAGTGCTCCAATTTATTCTCTTGTAGTCTTCTGTATGGCCTGCTGTACTTTTCTTTGTAATACTTTGCAGTTTATGAtgagacatttttttaatttaaaaattttaattggcatatagttgatatacaatattatataagttacaggtgtacaacataatgattcacaattttatactccatttatagtcattataaaatattggctatattcccatgttgtacaatatattcttgtagcttattttatacataatagttgcATCTCTTAGTCCCTTACCCCTATCTTGCcgcttcccccttccctctccccactggtaaccaatagtatgttctctttatctgtgtgtctgtttcttttattatattcactggttttattttttatattccacatataagtgatgtcatacaagtatttgttttctctgtctgacatttcacttagcataataccctccaagtccatccatgtgtgggtgctcagttgcttcagtcatgtcctactctttgcaaacctatggactgtagcccaccaggttccttggtccatgggattttccaggcaagaatactagacttggttgtcatgcccttctccaagggtgcatgcatcttttcaaattagtgttttcatttttttcggataaagtggaattgctgggtcatatgatagttctatttttagttttttgagaaacctccatactgtttttcacagtggctgcaccaatttacattcccaccaacagtgtatgagggttcccttttctccacatctttgccaacatttgttatttgtgttctttttaatgatagccattctgacaggtgtgaggtgatatctcattgtggttttgatttgtatttctttgataattaatgatgttgagcaccttttcatgtgcttgttggtcaCCTGagtgtcctctttggaaaaatgtttattcaggtcttctggccatttttaaattgggaagtttgtgaattttttatgttgagttgtatgagctgtttatatattttggatattaaccccttatcagtcatatcatttgcaaatattttctcccattcagtagtttGTCTTTATGAGGAGATATTTAAGTGTATAATTATTTGTTTGATACCTGCCTTCTTCCACTgggattcccttgtagctcagtcggtaaagaatctgcctgcagtgcaggagacccaggtttgatccctgggttgggaagatcccctggagaaggaaatggcaacccactccagtatccttgcctggaaaatctcatggacagaggagcctggtggctgcagtccatggggtcgcaaagagttgggcacgactgagcgactaacacgtacTTCCTCCACTAAACTATACTGCATTATAAAGTCAAGAACTGTGAATGTGTAGATTCACCAGCATATCCACAAAGCCTAGGGCAATGCTTGTTACACAGGAcatgctcagaaaatatttgctgaatatgaATGTTGTTTCATCAATAGttattgttaaaaagaaaatgaatgtatcTAACTGAATTCCTTGTGCTCCTATGTAAATCACTTCTGCTTCCTATACACACTGAAACACTCTTCTGTTGAAGAAGTGCTCATAGTCCTTTAAAGCAATTGCTTTACTCACACATTCTTATCTGTAATATTAATGAAAGAGAACTTTTCAGCATGGGCcccaatatatgtatatgtatttatagatTTTATACTTGTACTACTGTGcatatctactttatatattcattataatacatatacattGAAAATATTCCAACACAGAAAATTGAAAAGCATAACAAAAACTTGTTAGTGTTCCAATGCTTTCTTTCTGCACTGTATTGAACTGTTTGGTGAACTGCTCAAAATAGCAGTCCTTCATATTTGAGCAGAGAAGGTGATATCtctctctgtgggagaaggcaagggtgggatgatctgagagcacagcatcgaaacatgtatattatcaagtgtgaaacagactgccagtccaggttggatgcatgagacgagtgtttggggctggtgcactgggatgacccagagggatgggatggggagggaggtgggaggggggttcaggatggggaacacatgtaaatccatggctgattcgtgtcaatgtcaATGGAGATAtcttctccagtactcttgcctggaaaatcccatggatggaggagcctggtaggctgcagtccatggggtcgctaagagtcggacatgactgagtgacttcactttcacttttcactttcatgcattggagaaggaaatggcaacccactccagtgttcttgcctggagaatcccagggatgggggagcctggtgggctgccgtctatggggtcgcacagagtcggacatgactgaagtgacttagcagcagcagcagcagcagcatatttgaGTCTCTCATCCTTATGGGAATCTAGTTTATCTTTGTTCTTTCCTCACAGATGCTATTTTCCAACAGTTTGATTATCTCTGAAAATCAACCCCCCCCAACCTATTTGCAAGTTTTACGGGCCTTTTAATTTCTAGACTTGGACACCCAGTTCTGTAGTCAGGAGCTCATAACTGCTGAAGACATTACATATTTGCAGAATGTTGGAATCCTTAGAGGGTAATTAATTAATCCTTAGGGTTAAGCAAAATTCTATGTTAACCCAAAGTTTCCTAAACAAATCTGATATTAAAAGAGTCTCTAGAGATTATTTCAAAAGCAACTACCATCCACATAGACTAGAAGAAACATGATTAACACTAATCATGAGGGAACAGCACAAAGCAGATAGCTCAAAGTTTCAAAGTTCCAGCTGTGGGTTTTGGGACTCTCAGACTGGACTATTCCAAATGATCCATCATTGAGATCTGCCAAACTATGCCCTCCATCAGTGATACTTCCATgcataatgaaataatataatcCTATCTTTGTAGCATAgtgacacacacacccacacacacacaacttttctATCAAAACTACAATCATACTGTAGTCGGTAGATTGAAGACTAAAGAAAAATTGTCTCTAAATACTGAAGAAAAGGTTACCTTTGGAGAGTGACACACATATGCAAAAATCAGCATTTAGTGTATGAAATCTATTTCATCCAAAAGCACCCAATCCTGATTTGGTTTTAAATACATTGATATGGGCTTAAAGAAGACATAATTTGAATGTGATTAGTGTAAAAGAAGAGACTGATGTTGTGTTCATAAAGTGCTTATGAACAAAAGAGTTTAATGAAGGGATCAAATCATACTATTTCTCTTCCTGGAGAGTCACAATGCATATTAGAACACTAAAGGCTGTTGAAATCTTGCAATGAAGaaagcattttttcccccaattatttttattagttggaggctaattactttacaatattgtagtggtttttgccatacattgacatgaatcagccatggatttacatgcgttccccatcctgaacccccctcccacctccctccccatcccatccctctgggtcatcccagtgcaccagccccaagcacttgtctcatgcatccaacctggactggcggtctgtttcacacttgatagtatacatgtttcgatgctgttctctcagatcatcccacccttgccttctcccacagagtccaaaagtctgttccatacatctctgtctctttttctgtcttgcatatagggctatcattaccatctttctaaattccatatatatgcgttattggtgtttttctttctggcttacttcactctgtataatgggccccagtttcatccactcattagaactgattcaaatgaattctttttaatggctgagtaatattccattgtgtatatgtaccatagctttcttatccattcgtctgcttatgggcatctaggttgcttccatatcctggctattataaacagtgttgcgatgaacattggggtacacgtgtctctttcagatctggtttccttggtgtgtatgcccaggagtgggattgctgggtcatatggcagttctatttccagttttttaaggaatctccacactgttctccatagtgggtgtactagtttgcattcccaccaacagtgtaagagggttcccatttctccacaccctctccagcatttattccttgtagacttttggatagcagccattctgactggtgtgtaatggtacctcattgaagttttgatttgcatttctctgataatgagtgatgttgagcatcttttcatgtgtttgttagccatctgtatttcttctttggagaaatgtctgtttagttctttggcccattttttaattgggtcatttatttttctggaattgagctgcaggagttgcttgtatatcttttagattaatcctttgtctgttgctttgtttgctattattttcttccattctgagggctgtcttttcaccttgcttatagtttcctttgttgtgcaaaagcttttaagtttcattaggtcccatttgtttatttttgcttttatttccaatattctgggaggtgggtcacagaggatcctgctgtgatttatgtcagagatgttttgcctatgttctcctctaggagttttatcatttctggtcttacatttagatctttaatccattttgagtttatttttgtgtatggtgttagaaagtgttccagtttcattcttttacaagtggttgaccagttttcccagcaccacttgttaaagaggttgtctttgttccattgtatatccttgtctcctttgtcaaagataagctgtccataggtacatggatttatctttgatctttctattttgttccattgatctatatttctgtctttgtgccagtaccgtactctcttgatgagtgtggctttgtagtagagcctgaagtcaggcaggttgattcctccagttccattcttctttctcaagattgctttgctattcgagttttttttgtatttccatacaaattgtgaaattattttttctagttctgtgaagaatacagttggtagcttgataggaattgcattgaatctatagattgctttgggtagtatactcattttcacaatattgattcttccaatccatgaacatggtatatttctccatctatttgtgccctcttttatttctttcatcagtgttttatagttttctctatatatgggtctttcatttctttaggtagatgtacacctaagtattttattctttttgttgcaatggggaatggtattgtttccttaatttctctttctgttttctcattgttagtgtataggaatgcaagggatttctgtgtgttgatctTATATCcagcaactttactatatttgttggttagctctagtaattttctggtggagtctttagggttttctatgtagaggatcatgtcatctgcaaacagagagagtttcatttcttcttttcctatctggattccttttacttctttttctgctctgattgctgtggccaaaacttccaaaactattttgaatagtagtggtgagagtgggcacccttgtcttgttcctagttttaggggaaatgctttcttattgactcttttttatttctttaaggtccttgttaaacatttcttgcatcttctcaatccttgcctccaggctatttatctgtaactccattttgtttttaagattttggatcatttttattatcattattctaaattctttttcaggtaaattCCCTATCTCgttctcttttgtttggcttggtgggaatttttcatgttcctttacctgctaggtatttttctgccttttcttcttgtttagattactgtgtttggggtggcctttctctattctggtggtctgtggttcctttttattgtggaggtttctcccagtgggtttGATTGGATGATTGGCTTTTCAAGAttttctggttagggaagcttgcatcggtgttctgatgggtggagctggatttcttctctctggagtgcactggagtgtccagtagtgagttctgAGATGgatctatgggtttggtgtgactttgggcagcctgtatgttgataaTCAGGGcaatgttcctgcgttgctggagaatttgcatggtatttCTTGCCCTGGATCTTATTGggtcttgggtggtggttggtttcagtgtaggtatggaggttttTGGATGATCTCTCATTACTTAATGTTCTCTATAggcaggagttctctggtgttctcaggttttggacttaaatctcctgcctctgaatttcagtcttattcttccagtagcctcaagagttctccatccatacagcactgatcaAAAagcttctaggttaatggtgaaaagattttccacagtgagatacacccagagaggttcacagagttacatgaagaagaggagagggaggaaagagatagaggtgagcaggaggaaaaaaagggggactcaagaggagagagacagatctaggcagtactctgtccccaaagtgttctccacagtccagaacacccacagatattcacagaattgtattgagaagagaaggaggagggaggaaatagaggtgatatgggggaggaaaaggagtgtcaaaagggggagagagtaatcatcacactcctgagtaaaaatgggtactgaatattggattcctaaatgtccaaaattgatattaagtactgaaaagcaaagattaaaaatctagagtagaggttagactcttaaaaatacaatattaaaaaaaacccaaaacacaaaaaatttaagaaatatatatgaagttcactttaaaaatagggtcttttttttgcaaggttatagtgggttatgaaaatgaaaattaaggagtaatagaggagtatagaggactttcaaaaaataaaagaaaaaaatttaaaaagaaaaaataattaattaaaaaataataatagtaaaaatatatctaggaatttctctggagctgttgcgggcagtgtgggttcagttcagtttcagatagttccttgttccagcttatacttctcaatatctataggccccttccaatgtagtcggtgttaactacagggattttaatctgttgcccCTGTCACTTATAAAGTAGCTCactttgtttatttgacttctgtttgcaggtctcttcagtgtgtaatttccaccctgacacaaggggggcGGAGGTGGTTTCTTGTTTAGGTTTGCTTGTTCAGTCGTGTTATGGTGaaggaggggcactgcagacaaatatcactggtgtgtgtggggagcactcgcagtgttccagccacactgggtttgcccccgctcatggcatgtgtgctttccccgtctacactgctcaggctccaggctgctctacagggagcaggccctgagttgtgtgcacttcccaggcctaagctgctcaggttcaggtttttgggtactccacaaaggcgcagactcggttgggcctgcgttttgtgccttcccctgtcggagcagctcaggcagccaggagcttgacgagcgcactctccccaggtgcagtgcgccttatcccctccgtggtcccagcctcagtttccaggcgCACTGGTCCAGTTCACCTTGTGTCTCTTCTTGGGGAGCTGATCACtagctgtgaccctcctggcagatatcaaccatccagaatctcaagaAGTCATTGgctagaaactggaagcctgtttgcagtttggtaggggatgccgtctctggggacgagtttgcccctttcccctcccccctgcctcctgacTCCAGTGGGGGATGGGCTGATCTGCAggcagctagctcttctctggaattgctcagtccttcctttgttctgcaaatggGCCAGCAGTGCCTTtggttagggcttttcacagggttaattctctctctctcttgctatcccacagtttaagttgctatcttgcattagctccctcagattgccctcagggcattcaggtccAGTCCTTGCCCTAAGCAACGCTGCCcactcctctctgttcagcccccacttgctggtgagcaggaggagaaaaggggattcaagagaagagagacagatctaggcagtactctgttcctaagtgttctccgcagcccagaacacccacagagattcacagaattggattgagaagagaagggggagggaggaaatagaggtgatctgggggagaaaaaggagagtgaaaagggggagagagtgatcaaaccagtaatcacactcctgagtaaaaatgggtactgaaggttggattcttaaatgtccaaaattgatatcaaatactgaaaaacaaagattaaaaatctagagtagaggttagactcttaaaaatacaatattaaaataaaaaaaatttaagaaatatatatgaagtttgctttaaaaatagggtcctttttttccccaggttatagtgggttataaaaatgaaaattaaggagtaatagaggagtaatagaggacttaaaaaaaagaaagagaaaaaaaatttttttaattaaaaaaaaataataatagtaaaaatatatctaggaatttctctggagctgttgcgggcagtgtgggttcggttcagtttcagatagctccttgttccagcttacacttctcaatatctataggccccttctggtgtagtcggtgttaactacagggattttaatctgttgcacctgtcacttctaaagcggttccctttgtttatttggcttctgtttgcaggtctcttcagtgtctaatttctgccctgacacaaggtggcaaaggtggtcacttgtttaggctcacttgttcagttgtgctgtggggagggagggacactgcagacaaatatcactggtgtgtgtggggagtactTGCAGTGTtctggaccacactgggtttgcccccactcatggagtgtgtgctttccccgtctacactgctcaggctccaggttgctctacagggagcgggtcctgagttgcgtgcacttcccaggcctaagccactcaggttcaggtttttgggtactccacaaatgcccagactcggttggg
This region includes:
- the RAB9B gene encoding ras-related protein Rab-9B isoform X2; the protein is MGGGAGPAPSSGGRERETLRGGSGGRERQLSGYRGPSCTCHPVEDEEAAGAVTVSPRNRIAGTEGSPAWPPRPSPASLPLCWAVYSGRSGLGTVPNCFLVCLQAHSPRAVVVRRG
- the RAB9B gene encoding ras-related protein Rab-9B isoform X3 gives rise to the protein MGGGAGPAPSSGGRERETLRGGSGGRERQLSGYRGPSCTCHPVEDEEAAGAVTVSPRNRIAGTEGSPAWPPRPSPASLPLCWVEFLLSPVYLESDPES